CCGACACCGGCCATACCCTGGCCTTGGTCCGCGAGACGGCGCTGGCCCAGGTGGCCGAAGTCCGGGAGGCGGTGCTCTACCAGAAGCCGCAGTCCATGGTCGACTGCCAGTACGTGTGGCGTCACACCGACAGGTGGATCAACTTCCCGTGGTCCACCGAACCTCCGGTGGTCGACCTCGAGGGAGCTGGAACGAGCGTCCTGGACGCCTGACTCCACCGTCGGCGTCCCCGGCGGACCGCCTCAGGCGTGGATAGGGGCCCGGTCGGTCGACCACTCCACGGTCCGCTCCAACTGGCCACCCACCGACAGCAGCCGGTCCTCCCGGCCGTAGGCCGCCACCAGCTGAACCCCGACAGGTAGGCCGTCCGAGGAGCCGAGGGGCAGAGAGATGGCCGGCTGTCCTGACGTATTGAACGGCGAGGTGAATAGCGAGTAGGGGATGGACGCCCGGGATCCCCGGACCGGGTCGTCGTCGCTGGGTGTGAGCTCGCCGAGCCGTGGTGGGGGCAGGGCGGTGGTCGGGGTGAGAAGGAGGTCGAAGTCCTCCCACCAGGTGGCCATGCTCCGGCGCCAGCGACCGATGATCCCCTGGGCCCGGAGATAGTCGGGGGCGGTCCAGTCTCGGCCGCGCTCGGCCAGGAACCAGGTTCCCGGCTCCACGTCGTCGGCGGTCACCTCCCGGCCCAACTGCTCGCCCAGGGTCATCAGGCTTACCACGGCACCGGTCGACCAGTGAACGGTGAAGGCCCACGCCAGGTCGTTCATCTGGCTGAGCTGGGTGAACGCCTCGGGTCGCGACTCCACCACCTGGTGGCCCAGGTCGGACAGCAGATCGGCGGTCCGACGGGCTGCCTCTTCGCAGTCGGCGTGGGTAGGCACCCGGTGGTTGTCGGCCATAAGCCCGATGCGGAGGCGTCCCGGGTCAGTGCCGACTCGCTCCGCGTAGGGTCGTCCATGGTCCGGTGCCACCACGCCGTCGCCCGGGAACGGGATGGCACAGGCATCCAGGATGGTCGCTGTGTCGCGCATGGTGTGACAGACCACGTGCTGGCAAGAGAGGCTCCATTCCTCGCGCGGCCCTTGGGACACCCGTCCCCGTGAGGGCTTAAGCCCGACCAGGCCGCACATGGCGGCCGGGATACGGATCGAACCGCCACCGTCGCTGGCGTTAGCCGCAGGCACCATGCCGGTCGCCACGGCGGCGGCTGCCCCTCCGGACGAGCCACCAGTGCTGTACCCGGTGTTCCACGGGTTCCGGCACGGCCCGGTGGACGTCGGTTCGGTGGTGGCCACCAGGCCCAGCTCCGGGGTGTTGGTCCGGCCGACGATCACGAACCCGGCCTCCTTGTACCGAGTGACCAGGTTGGCGTCTTCGTCGGCGGTGAACCCGGCGTCCTTCAGGGCCTGGACACCGCCGTGGTGGGGTTGTCCGGCTTCGGTGGCCCACAGGTCCTTAATGAGCATGGGAACACCCCGGAACGGTCCGTCGGGAAGGTCGGGGGAGGCGGCCAGAGCTAGCGCCTGGTCGAACTGCCGGTGGATGACAGCGTTGATCTCGCCGTCTAGGCGCTCAATGCGGTCGATGGTGGCTTGTACGGCCTCGACCGGCGAGAGTTGCCCATCGCGGATCAGGGCGGCCAGGCCGACAGCGTCTACCTGGGCCAGCTCGTCTTCGGGGAGGGAGCCGCCAGTCATGGCGCCGGACCGTACCGGCGGGCCGAGCGGCAGGCCGTGTCGGGCTCAGTCGCCGCCAGCCCGCTCCAGGTAGTTGTAGACGGTGAAGCGGCTGACCCCAAGAGCCTCGGCCACATCCTCCACCGACTTGCGGAGCGTGAAGGCCCCCCATTCGTTCAGGAGGGCCACCGCCTCTTGCTTCTGGGCCCGGTCCATCTCCGAGCGCGGTATTCCCATCTCGCGCTCGACGGCCAGCAGCAGGGTGTCCAGGGCATCATGGAGGTCGGGCCGTCTGAGACCGCCGACCAACTCACCCTCCCAAAACAGGGGGAGATCGGCCCCTGTGACCCGTTCGGCGTCGTGGACGGTGGCTCCTAGCGCATCGGCGATCGGCTGAATGGCCTCAATCAGGGGGTGGACGGGGCTGGCCACAGGGGAACCCTAGCCAACTTCCAGAAGTTGACAAAATGTTGACGCGAGCCCGATGGGACGGCAGCATGGAGGGGTGACGGTCACAATCGCGCGCACGCTCAATGCCGCCTGTGCGGCCTTGGCCGCTGACCCGGGGGCGCTGGTCCTGGCAGGTGGAACAGACCTCATGGTCGAGGTCAACCGCGGCGGCCGCACGGTCGGCGACGTGGTGGTCATCGACCGGGTTCCCGAACTGCAGGGATGGGACCGCGAGGGAGACGTGCTGCGTTTGGGAGCGTCGTTGACCTACGCCGAGATGGCCGATCCGGCGCTTGCCTCGTTGGTCCCGGCCCTCGCCCAGGCTGCTCGGACCGTCGGCTCACCGCAGATCCGGGCCGCTGGCACCATCGGCGGCAACCTGGCCACCGCATCACCAGCCGGCGACACCCTGCCCGTGCTGGCCGCCCTGGACGCCGAGGTGGAGATCCGGTCGCACCAGGGTCACCGGACGGTTCCCCTTGACGAGTTCGTGATCGGCGTCAAGGCCAACGACCTGGCTCCGGGCGAGCTGATCGCCGCTGTCCGGGTCCCCGTACTGGACGGACCCCAGGAGTTTCTTAAGGTCGGACCGCGTAACGCCATGGTCATCTCGGTGGCCTCTCTGGCCCTCGTGGTCGACCGGGTCGGACGCACCGTCCGGGTGGGGCTGGGATCGGTGGCCCCGGTGCCCCTGCGGGCCATTGAGGCCGAGGTGATGATCGCTGCCCGCCTTGACTGGGTGGGAGGTCGGTCGCCGACGATCCA
The DNA window shown above is from Acidimicrobiales bacterium and carries:
- a CDS encoding helix-turn-helix domain-containing protein: MASPVHPLIEAIQPIADALGATVHDAERVTGADLPLFWEGELVGGLRRPDLHDALDTLLLAVEREMGIPRSEMDRAQKQEAVALLNEWGAFTLRKSVEDVAEALGVSRFTVYNYLERAGGD
- a CDS encoding FAD binding domain-containing protein; its protein translation is MTVTIARTLNAACAALAADPGALVLAGGTDLMVEVNRGGRTVGDVVVIDRVPELQGWDREGDVLRLGASLTYAEMADPALASLVPALAQAARTVGSPQIRAAGTIGGNLATASPAGDTLPVLAALDAEVEIRSHQGHRTVPLDEFVIGVKANDLAPGELIAAVRVPVLDGPQEFLKVGPRNAMVISVASLALVVDRVGRTVRVGLGSVAPVPLRAIEAEVMIAARLDWVGGRSPTIHDVERFAELVADATRPIDDHRGAADYRRHSGGVLARRALVRAFGEPTP
- a CDS encoding amidase, which gives rise to MTGGSLPEDELAQVDAVGLAALIRDGQLSPVEAVQATIDRIERLDGEINAVIHRQFDQALALAASPDLPDGPFRGVPMLIKDLWATEAGQPHHGGVQALKDAGFTADEDANLVTRYKEAGFVIVGRTNTPELGLVATTEPTSTGPCRNPWNTGYSTGGSSGGAAAAVATGMVPAANASDGGGSIRIPAAMCGLVGLKPSRGRVSQGPREEWSLSCQHVVCHTMRDTATILDACAIPFPGDGVVAPDHGRPYAERVGTDPGRLRIGLMADNHRVPTHADCEEAARRTADLLSDLGHQVVESRPEAFTQLSQMNDLAWAFTVHWSTGAVVSLMTLGEQLGREVTADDVEPGTWFLAERGRDWTAPDYLRAQGIIGRWRRSMATWWEDFDLLLTPTTALPPPRLGELTPSDDDPVRGSRASIPYSLFTSPFNTSGQPAISLPLGSSDGLPVGVQLVAAYGREDRLLSVGGQLERTVEWSTDRAPIHA